Proteins encoded within one genomic window of Desulforegulaceae bacterium:
- a CDS encoding shikimate kinase, with protein sequence MKVFLIGYRCTGKTSVGKLLAKKLNLNFYDCDFYLQENENKTIANIVEENNWEYFRNLESKYLKEICKKENIVVSTGGGVVEKSENIDLIKSEGIGIWLKAKPATIKKRICSDENTRDLRPSLTGFTMEKEIDEVLKKREPLYKKTSSFIFDTDNLGIDELADLIIKELNI encoded by the coding sequence ATGAAAGTTTTTTTAATAGGATACAGGTGCACAGGAAAAACCTCTGTTGGAAAACTTTTAGCAAAAAAGCTTAATTTGAATTTTTATGATTGTGATTTTTATCTTCAGGAAAATGAAAACAAAACAATTGCAAATATTGTTGAGGAAAATAATTGGGAATATTTTAGAAATCTTGAATCAAAGTATTTAAAAGAAATTTGTAAAAAGGAAAATATTGTTGTTTCAACAGGGGGCGGAGTAGTTGAAAAGTCTGAAAATATTGATTTAATAAAATCTGAAGGTATTGGAATCTGGCTTAAGGCAAAACCGGCAACCATAAAAAAAAGAATTTGTTCTGATGAAAATACCAGGGATTTAAGACCGTCTCTTACAGGATTTACCATGGAAAAAGAAATAGATGAAGTTTTGAAAAAAAGAGAACCTTTATACAAAAAGACCTCTTCTTTTATTTTTGATACTGATAATCTTGGAATTGATGAACTTGCAGACTTAATAATCAAAGAATTAAATATTTAA